In Bos taurus isolate L1 Dominette 01449 registration number 42190680 breed Hereford chromosome 17, ARS-UCD2.0, whole genome shotgun sequence, the genomic window GACTTTAAAAGCTAGATGAGGAGCCCGCAGCCTGAGAGAGGGCACACAGCGGCCCGAGCTGGGAGTCCGTGTCAGCTGCCAGCCGGCCCCGTTTATGCGTCCCTGGCTCTTAGCTCCCGTAGATCCCTCCAGAGGGTAGAGGACCCAGTGTTCTGCGGATGGCGCTTCTCTGACCCTGCTTCACAGGCACCCCCTCGATACCAGGCGGGGGCTTGGAGGGGGCTCTGTGCCCTTGGACGTGTGACTCCTCGTCCAGTGCCCTGGCCTCGCGGGCTCAGACTCTGCCAGTCCCTTATTCCCAGCAGCCCGGGTCAGCGGGTGTGGGCATGGCCGCCCCAGGGCGGTGGGGCTCACAGGGCTGGGACCCGGGCTGTGTGGGGCTGTGCAGCTCAGCTCTGCCCAgggtgcccccagccctgccctccactCGCCCCAGGCTGCCAGTCGCCCGCTCGGCCCACGGTGCCACGGTGTATAGCGACAAGCTGTGGATCTTCGCGGGCTATGACGGCAACGCCAGGTAGGCCGCGGCCCGGAGACGCACCGGGGGACAGAGCGGCCCTCCTGCCCCGGGGAGCGGGTGGGAGCTGGGTTTCTCAGGAGGGTGGGTGTGTGGATGGGGCTTGGGGAAAGCTGCTGAGTGGAGGCCCCCCACCAGACCCCCACCAGGGACAGGTGCCAGCTCCCCTGAAACTCCTGGGATGACTGAAGGCGTGGTGGGCCCCCCACGTCTGGGCTGCTGGTCAAGCATGTTCAGGACCGTAGCTGGTGTCCTCGGAGCTCAGAGCGGGGGAAGCAGGCGCCTTCCTGTTGTGGAGCGTTGACATTGCTGTGTTCTGACTGCAAAAACACCAAGGACCCCAGCCAGTTCCAGAAGCCCCGAGTGCCACAGGCTTCATGGTGGCCCCAGGAGTGTTGGGGCAGCCCCCAGCCAAAGCCCCCACCCCGAGACCACTCTGTAGTCCCCGGTCAGATTCCCTCCTGGGCCTTCTGTCCCAGCCAGGCCCAGGCCCACCCTGACCACCAGCCCAGCTGCGGGGTCCCGCCCCCTCTGTCCTGATGCAGGTTGAACGACATGTGGACCATCGGCCTCCAGGACCGGGAGCTCACGTGctgggaggaggtgaggggcGTGGGGCGGGAGGCGGCCACGCCGAGCCTGCGGCTTCCGAAGCTGGGGACAGTGCATCCTTCCTTGGGCACAATGGGGGCGACCGCTGCTGGGGTCCGGGGTGGTCTGTCCGCCCGCTGCCCTGCTGCCCCTGTCGTGAGGGCTTCACCCCAACTGTTGACCCTGGGCCCGTTCACGTGGGGGCTTTAAGCTGTTGCTCAGATGTGGACTGTGACTCCTCGGGGTGAGCGTAGCCGCAGCTCAGTGGCCCGGGCCGGGTGCAGGGCTGAGCGGCCTCCGCACCATGCAGGTGGCCCAGAGCGGCGAGATCCCGCCCTCCTGCTGCAACTTCCCCGCAGCCGTGTGCAGGGACAGGATGTTCGTCTTCTCGGGCCAGAGTGGGGCCAAGATAACCAACAACCTCTTCCAGTTCGAGTTCAAGGACCAGACGTGAGTGCCCTGTGGGTGGAGCCCCCGTCAGCGCTCCACACCTGCGCCAGGGGCTGCCCTGTGGGCCGCACACGCAGCCGGCCACCTTGGCGCAGGCCCCTGCGCAGCCTGGATGGGCTCCTCTGGGTCCCAGCGTGAGGACAGCTGCCCCTAGCCCTCCCCTGCTGCCTGCTCTATGGGGGATTGAGGCTGAGGCGGACCCCGCGGTGGTCCCGAGGGGCCAGACGGGGCTGGCGCCAGGGTGGACTGGGGCGGGGGCTCAGAGCCCAGGCGGAGCCGCCGCTCCATGGGTGGTCACACGCAGGGTGAACCCGCCCCGCAGGTGGACACGCATCCCCACCGAGCACCTGCTCCGGGGCTCCCCGCCGCCCCCGCAGCGGCGCTACGGACACACCATGGTGGCCTTTGACCGCCACCTCTATGTGTTCGGGGGCGCTGCTGACAACACCCTCCCCAACGAGCTGCACTGCTACGACGTGGACTTCCAGACCTGGGAGGTCATCCAGCCCAGCTCGGATAGCGAGGTGAGCGCGGCTGGCCCACCGGAGGCTGAGGCCAGAGCCGGGAGCTCCAGGCGGCCAGCAGGAGCGAGGCTGGGATGCCCAGGGCCCTCGGCCCCAGACACCGCcggcccagccctctgccctccaCTGAGCACCTGCGGGTAACACGTGGCAGCGCTGTGCATGCGCCGTGCCGAGCACGTTCCCGGGATGTGCGCATGAACGAGGCCTGGATCCCGTCTCCGCCATGCCGGGGGAGCCCCCAGTTTTCCGGCCCCTCCTACACCCACGCTGTggccccagcacccagcacccaGCATCTGCATGCTGGGTGAGGCCAGCAGCGGCCTTCCGCCGCCGGCCCAGCCCTTGCTGAGGGCCTCTGCTCGCACCTATCACCCCCAGGTAGGCGGGGCCGAGATGCCAGAGCGAGCGTCTGCTTCCGAGGAGGTGCCCGCTCCTGGCTCCGAGGAGCGGGCCGGCTGCAAGAAGTCCCGGGACGTGTTCGGCCTGGACTTCGGCAGCACCACCTCCAGGcagccctccctgcctgcctcagAGGTGAGGCCCGGCACCCTCGtggttcccccaccccccactcacGCCCTGGAGCCGGTGGTGTGGTCAGGAGGCAGAGGCTCGGGGGTCACCCAGCAAGTGAGGGGAGGCCCGGAGCCCACGCCCCCTGGCCGGGCCGCAGGAGTGCAGCACGTGGCGCCTGGCGCCGCCTCGCGGGGCACAAGGCCTACCCTTCCCTTCTGCGCACACaggccccacctccccccacacgTGGTTTTTCTGGGGAGGGGGGCGTCTGGTCTCCTGTCCTGTGATCCCCTGCTCTTCCAGGCCACAGGTGCCGTCCTCGTTTACAGCCTGGCCGGCGCGGGGCCTCAGGCAGCCCCGCCACCGGACACCTCCCGGCCTTCCCCTCCCTTACGCTGACTGACCCCTCTCCACGCAGCTGCCCAGCGGAAGACTCTTCCACGCGGCCGCCGTCATCTCAGACGCCATGTACATCTTCGGGGGCACAGTGGACAACAACATCCGAAGCGGGGAGATGTACAGGTTCCAGGTGGGTGGCCTGCCGCGGAGAGCCCCGACGCCGAggccggggtgggggcgggcgcTCGTGGGCCGGGACGGCGGGCTGCGCCGCGCCGGCCAGCAGCGGGGTCTCTGCTCGCAGTTCTCCTGCTACCCCAAGTGCACGCTGCACGAAGACTACGGGCGGCTGTGGGAGAGCCGCCAGTTCTGCGACGTGGAGTTCGTGCTGGGCGAGGTGGGTGCCCCCACCCTGCCCGTGCCCGCCAGCGGCCCCTGCCCCGGGCCCTCGCCCCCCACCGAGCCCTGCCTCTCCCCGCAGAAGGAGGAGCGCGTGCAGGGCCACGTGGCCATCGTCACGGCGCGCAGCCGCTGGCTCCGCAGGAAGATCGCGCAGGCGCGGGTGAGGCCGCGCGCGCCCCGCGGCACCCCTGCCCCGGCCCGCCTGCCGCTTCCGTGGCGCCCTGAGCCCTCTTCCTCTGCCTACAGAAACTGGAGGAGGAGGCGGCCCCGGCGCCCAGGGAGGGCCCCGCGGCTGCTGCAGGAGCGGCCCGGCCGGCCCTGCTGCGCGTGGCCATCCGCGAAGCGGAGGCGCGGCCGTTCGAGGTTCTCATGCAGTTCCTCTACACCGACAAGATCCAGTACCCGCGGAAAGGTCGGCGCGCCGCGGCGGGGGGGCCCGGTGGGCGGGCCCCGGTGGGCAGGCGGGGCGGCCGCTGGCTCCCAGGCCCAGTTCCCCCGCGCGGCCCAAGGCTCACGGGGGCTCTGGGGGCGCAGGTCACGTGGAGGACGTGCTGCTCATCATGGACGTGTACAAGCTCGCGCTGGGCTTCCAGCTCTGCCGCCTAGAGCAGCTGTGTCGCCAGTACATCGAGGCCTCGGTGGACCTGCAGAACGTGCTGGTCGTGTGCGAGAGCGCCGCCCGGCTGCAGCTGGGCCAGCTCAAGGTACCGCCAGGGTCCCCCGacggcccccgcccccgcccctcccgctGCGGCCCGGCCGGGGGTCCTGACCGGGGCCCACCGCCTGTGTGCAGGAGCACTGCCTGAACTTCGTGGTGAAGGAGTCGCACTTCAACCAGGTGATCATGATGAAGGAATTCGAGCGCCTCTCCTCCCCTCTGATCGTGGAGATTGTGCGGCGGAAGCAGCAGCCGCCGCCCCGCGCCCCCTCCGACCAGCCTGTGGACATCGGTAGGGAGCCCGCCTCTTCTGAGGGCAGAGGGCACCTTGGGCACAGGGTCCAACCGCGGGCGACTCATGCTCAGGCAAGGCGGAGCCCCGCCAGGTGGGCTGGGCGCCAGGGCTGCACCTCCGGGGGCGTTCCCGGGGACACATGGGCCCTTGCTGGCAGCTGCTGCCCTGACCGGGGCGCCAGGCCTGGGGTCTATCTTTAGTGggtcagcttttcttccaggtgCGCCCAGGTCTGGGGCCTGATGAGGGGTGGGCGCGGCCCTCAGATGCTCGGTGCCTCCTTCTCCTGTCCCCACCGAGCCGGGAAGGGACCTTAGGCTCCAGGTGACACAGCACAGGGGCAGGGCGGGCTCCGGGGGCCAAGTCAGAGAGGAGGCCGGGCTGCGGGTGGGGGTGGAGCCCCAAGGGCCAAAGCAGGGGGAGGGGCTTGTTGGGGGGAGCAAGGCCACGTGCCAGATGCCCAGGGGGCGGGTATCAAGCCCTAAGTCAGGAGCAGCCCTCTAACAGGCTCCCTCTACGCCCCCAGGCACGTCTCTGATCCAGGACATGAAGGCATACTTGGAGGGCGCGGGCGCGGAGTTCTGCGACATCACCCTCCTGCTGGACGGGCACCCGCGGCCAGCCCACAAGGCCATCCTGGCCGCCCGCTCCAGGTGGGTGGGGTGTGGCGCGTGGGCTCGGGTCGGGCGCTGGCTGCCTTGCTGAGGCTGCCTGCCGCCCGCAGCTACTTCGAGGCCATGTTCCGGTCCTTCATGCCCGAGGACGGCCAGGTGAACATCTCCATTGGGGAGATGGTGCCCAGCAGGCAGGCCTTCGAGTCCATGCTGCGCTACA contains:
- the LZTR1 gene encoding leucine-zipper-like transcriptional regulator 1 isoform X2, encoding MAGPGGSGGPIGAGALAGGARSKVAPSVDFDHSCSDSVEYLTLNFGPFETVHRWRRLPPCDEFVGARRSKHTVVAYKDAIYVFGGDNGKTMLNDLLRFDVKDCSWCRAFTTGTPPAPRYHHSAVVYGSSMFVFGGYTGDIYSNSNLKNKNDLFEYKFATGQWTEWKIEGRLPVARSAHGATVYSDKLWIFAGYDGNARLNDMWTIGLQDRELTCWEEVAQSGEIPPSCCNFPAAVCRDRMFVFSGQSGAKITNNLFQFEFKDQTWTRIPTEHLLRGSPPPPQRRYGHTMVAFDRHLYVFGGAADNTLPNELHCYDVDFQTWEVIQPSSDSEVGGAEMPERASASEEVPAPGSEERAGCKKSRDVFGLDFGSTTSRQPSLPASELPSGRLFHAAAVISDAMYIFGGTVDNNIRSGEMYRFQFSCYPKCTLHEDYGRLWESRQFCDVEFVLGEKEERVQGHVAIVTARSRWLRRKIAQARKLEEEAAPAPREGPAAAAGAARPALLRVAIREAEARPFEVLMQFLYTDKIQYPRKGHVEDVLLIMDVYKLALGFQLCRLEQLCRQYIEASVDLQNVLVVCESAARLQLGQLKEHCLNFVVKESHFNQVIMMKEFERLSSPLIVEIVRRKQQPPPRAPSDQPVDIGTSLIQDMKAYLEGAGAEFCDITLLLDGHPRPAHKAILAARSSYFEAMFRSFMPEDGQVNISIGEMVPSRQAFESMLRYIYYGEVNMPPEDSLYLFSAPYYYGFYNNRLQAYCKQNLEMNVTVQNVLQILEAADKTQALDMKRHCLHIIVHQFTKVSKLPTLRSLSQQLLLDIIDSLASHISDKQCAELGADI
- the LZTR1 gene encoding leucine-zipper-like transcriptional regulator 1 isoform X3 → MLNDLLRFDVKDCSWCRAFTTGTPPAPRYHHSAVVYGSSMFVFGGYTGDIYSNSNLKNKNDLFEYKFATGQWTEWKIEGRSALPRVPPALPSTRPRLPVARSAHGATVYSDKLWIFAGYDGNARLNDMWTIGLQDRELTCWEEVAQSGEIPPSCCNFPAAVCRDRMFVFSGQSGAKITNNLFQFEFKDQTWTRIPTEHLLRGSPPPPQRRYGHTMVAFDRHLYVFGGAADNTLPNELHCYDVDFQTWEVIQPSSDSEVGGAEMPERASASEEVPAPGSEERAGCKKSRDVFGLDFGSTTSRQPSLPASELPSGRLFHAAAVISDAMYIFGGTVDNNIRSGEMYRFQFSCYPKCTLHEDYGRLWESRQFCDVEFVLGEKEERVQGHVAIVTARSRWLRRKIAQARKLEEEAAPAPREGPAAAAGAARPALLRVAIREAEARPFEVLMQFLYTDKIQYPRKGHVEDVLLIMDVYKLALGFQLCRLEQLCRQYIEASVDLQNVLVVCESAARLQLGQLKEHCLNFVVKESHFNQVIMMKEFERLSSPLIVEIVRRKQQPPPRAPSDQPVDIGTSLIQDMKAYLEGAGAEFCDITLLLDGHPRPAHKAILAARSSYFEAMFRSFMPEDGQVNISIGEMVPSRQAFESMLRYIYYGEVNMPPEDSLYLFSAPYYYGFYNNRLQAYCKQNLEMNVTVQNVLQILEAADKTQALDMKRHCLHIIVHQFTKVSKLPTLRSLSQQLLLDIIDSLASHISDKQCAELGADI
- the LZTR1 gene encoding leucine-zipper-like transcriptional regulator 1 isoform X1; the encoded protein is MAGPGGSGGPIGAGALAGGARSKVAPSVDFDHSCSDSVEYLTLNFGPFETVHRWRRLPPCDEFVGARRSKHTVVAYKDAIYVFGGDNGKTMLNDLLRFDVKDCSWCRAFTTGTPPAPRYHHSAVVYGSSMFVFGGYTGDIYSNSNLKNKNDLFEYKFATGQWTEWKIEGRSALPRVPPALPSTRPRLPVARSAHGATVYSDKLWIFAGYDGNARLNDMWTIGLQDRELTCWEEVAQSGEIPPSCCNFPAAVCRDRMFVFSGQSGAKITNNLFQFEFKDQTWTRIPTEHLLRGSPPPPQRRYGHTMVAFDRHLYVFGGAADNTLPNELHCYDVDFQTWEVIQPSSDSEVGGAEMPERASASEEVPAPGSEERAGCKKSRDVFGLDFGSTTSRQPSLPASELPSGRLFHAAAVISDAMYIFGGTVDNNIRSGEMYRFQFSCYPKCTLHEDYGRLWESRQFCDVEFVLGEKEERVQGHVAIVTARSRWLRRKIAQARKLEEEAAPAPREGPAAAAGAARPALLRVAIREAEARPFEVLMQFLYTDKIQYPRKGHVEDVLLIMDVYKLALGFQLCRLEQLCRQYIEASVDLQNVLVVCESAARLQLGQLKEHCLNFVVKESHFNQVIMMKEFERLSSPLIVEIVRRKQQPPPRAPSDQPVDIGTSLIQDMKAYLEGAGAEFCDITLLLDGHPRPAHKAILAARSSYFEAMFRSFMPEDGQVNISIGEMVPSRQAFESMLRYIYYGEVNMPPEDSLYLFSAPYYYGFYNNRLQAYCKQNLEMNVTVQNVLQILEAADKTQALDMKRHCLHIIVHQFTKVSKLPTLRSLSQQLLLDIIDSLASHISDKQCAELGADI
- the LZTR1 gene encoding leucine-zipper-like transcriptional regulator 1, which encodes MAGPGGSGGPIGAGALAGGARSKVAPSVDFDHSCSDSVEYLTLNFGPFETVHRWRRLPPCDEFVGARRSKHTVVAYKDAIYVFGGDNGKTMLNDLLRFDVKDCSWCRAFTTGTPPAPRYHHSAVVYGSSMFVFGGYTGDIYSNSNLKNKNDLFEYKFATGQWTEWKIEGRLPVARSAHGATVYSDKLWIFAGYDGNARLNDMWTIGLQDRELTCWEEVAQSGEIPPSCCNFPAAVCRDRMFVFSGQSGAKITNNLFQFEFKDQTWTRIPTEHLLRGSPPPPQRRYGHTMVAFDRHLYVFGGAADNTLPNELHCYDVDFQTWEVIQPSSDSEVGGAEMPERASASEEVPAPGSEERAGCKKSRDVFGLDFGSTTSRQPSLPASELPSGRLFHAAAVISDAMYIFGGTVDNNIRSGEMYRFQFSCYPKCTLHEDYGRLWESRQFCDVEFVLGEKEERVQGHVAIVTARSRWLRRKIAQARVRCLQKLEEEAAPAPREGPAAAAGAARPALLRVAIREAEARPFEVLMQFLYTDKIQYPRKGHVEDVLLIMDVYKLALGFQLCRLEQLCRQYIEASVDLQNVLVVCESAARLQLGQLKEHCLNFVVKESHFNQVIMMKEFERLSSPLIVEIVRRKQQPPPRAPSDQPVDIGTSLIQDMKAYLEGAGAEFCDITLLLDGHPRPAHKAILAARSSYFEAMFRSFMPEDGQVNISIGEMVPSRQAFESMLRYIYYGEVNMPPEDSLYLFSAPYYYGFYNNRLQAYCKQNLEMNVTVQNVLQILEAADKTQALDMKRHCLHIIVHQFTKVSKLPTLRSLSQQLLLDIIDSLASHISDKQCAELGADI